The stretch of DNA GAGGGGACTTTGCCCCCTCTCTTTAAATCTCTTCCCCTTCTCCTGGCAGGAGAAGGGGACAAAAGGGGATGAGGTCATTCATCCAGATATTAGGCTGACAGGACACTAGCATTACCGGCATACCACCGTAAAACTTGCGCCTGCCGTCCAATAAGGCTAGAATATCATCAGTGCCGGAATAACTCCCGGCAGAGCCTTTCCTTTGTGCCTGCTACCGCAGCTGTCCACCGAGTTACTATGAAGTATAAATGAAACACAGCGCCGTGATATTTGACCTTGACGGGACACTTCTTGATACCCTCAAAGATTTGGCTGATTCCGTAAACAGCGCCCTGGGCTACCTGGGACTGCCGGAGCATGACCTGGAAGCCTACCGCTACTTTGTCGGTGATGGGCGGGAAGCCATGGCGAGCCGGGCCTTACCGGAGGACCGTCGGGATACTGCCACACTAAACAGGATTATCCCCCGAATAAATGAGGAATACTCCCGGCGCTGGGCGGAAAACACCCGGCCCTACCCCGGCATCCCGGAATTGCTTGATGAACTCACCGGCAGCAACGTCAGAATGGCGATACTAACCAACAAACCGCATGATTTTACGGAACTGATGGTATCCAGGCTGTTACCGCAGTGGCAGTTCGAGCCTATCATCGGCGCCATGCCCTCCCTGCCCAAAAAACCCGACCCGACGGGGGCATTAAAGATAGCGCAACAGCTCAACATTAAGCCAACCGGGTTTCTTTACCTGGGAGACTCGGATATTGATATGAAGACCGCCGCCGCCGCTGATATGTATCCCCTGGGAGCACTCTGGGGCTTCCGTACCGCCGGGGAACTCCTCGCCGGTGGAGCCAGAGCATTGCTTCAGGAACCGGCCGAACTGCTCAGTTTCCTCTAGTCCAGGCCGAACCGGCTTACTACCGCCCTTG from Dehalococcoidales bacterium encodes:
- a CDS encoding HAD family hydrolase encodes the protein MKHSAVIFDLDGTLLDTLKDLADSVNSALGYLGLPEHDLEAYRYFVGDGREAMASRALPEDRRDTATLNRIIPRINEEYSRRWAENTRPYPGIPELLDELTGSNVRMAILTNKPHDFTELMVSRLLPQWQFEPIIGAMPSLPKKPDPTGALKIAQQLNIKPTGFLYLGDSDIDMKTAAAADMYPLGALWGFRTAGELLAGGARALLQEPAELLSFL